In one window of Clarias gariepinus isolate MV-2021 ecotype Netherlands chromosome 10, CGAR_prim_01v2, whole genome shotgun sequence DNA:
- the inppl1b gene encoding inositol polyphosphate phosphatase-like 1b — MTAPAWYHRDISRVQAEELLARAGKDGSFLVRDSESVPGAYALCLLFQRHVHTYRILPDADGLLAVQTTQGVQVNCFRTLGDLVLGYQQPHKGLVIPLLYPVVRETELVDESSDGDDEKPGSLWNPGASSSAAQAPSTAQSTPATQTPPSQLLLHRLQGITTTSNVASEMVALLGEYLRGDVTLDLESVKKGDSGLHFLQRILCTTCHKLHSEIDQTMSSLETLAKVFDHPSCPLTCPKIQNIAKCPEENLDTLLYKLTSLCNLLSSLEKRVLTALQEAVTNHNLSVQPVSVPEPVSPVKSPAKVFPVHSFQVKVVRYGRQMVSVDVNNGVLLFDRKTGTFGIETITHERIVQVVKFQSSPAKLKMVVDSHHKPPRELLFESFKKREAFCQLLRLMKNRHSQQIEPDVISVFVGTWNMGGSPPPPTLQSWATCCGLGLTPDDSTACLPHDIYAFGTQDNPQGEKEWIEHIKATLKNATHIDFKQVALQSLWNIRLAVFVKPEHEGRISQVNTASVKTGLGNTLGNKGAVGISFLLNGTSMGFVNCHLTSGSEKALRRNQNFQDILRLLSLGERQLAAFDISLRFTHLFWCGDLNYRLDLDVEDILKHVSKREFDELMYADQLTRERHKRKAFFNFKEEKITFPPTYRYERGSRECYLWQKYKTSGVRVNGPSWCDRVLWKSYPETYSTCTSYGCTDDIFTSDHSPVFATFHVSVAAQFPKPDSSLDRSWIELGTVEAIVKTASKAKFFIEFHSRCLEETRRSAENDAQSCDVPGFLKMSWSSKQLPKLQTLVSDMEYIRDQHLLFSVKSCDGFESYGECCVALQPIVANNSETFETCLTHRGEEMGSIRGQIKVYIPLNKYRSQERSYEWICFEKDEKGLIRSPWSTPPIQASRNPVSSSSSSRPVAPSSYTNPAYFIFEGIPMLRQLEEDPSPKEPHVVWAKDSVIQLPKVTGGHSHDCRAARRSDFTEIEIPGSLPPYTPPCDRPTHISPQSISSYQLFPGPDLSNHPQNQKNKPSNTSFKSQIQRHSVTQESILSTKKIGNASLSNSVFTQDAHGIVKKDYSRIHQERLIPVRNGPKLYPYMSTRVPLSKASVPWVVDQTPAVSGDNSLTALQIAKSLSEVDFLPACKKYPSDQSSPLPRQYGYDYTLAPETGYCWDKEVSVLHGAPETVQELLSSLGLQRYTLGLSLNGWNDLDYFSGITEEDLQASGVTNPSHRRRILENLPKIWD, encoded by the exons ATGACTGCACCAGCATGGTACCACAGGGACATCAGTCGGGTTCAAGCAGAGGAGCTGTTGGCTCGGGCTGGGAAGGACGGCAGTTTCCTGGTGCGGGACAGTGAGTCTGTGCCTGGTGCCTATGCACTTTGTCTACT ATTCCAGCGGCATGTTCACACTTACCGTATTCTTCCTGACGCAGATGGGTTACTGGCTGTTCAG acaacacaGGGAGTGCAGGTGAATTGTTTTCGGACTCTTGGTGATCTGGTTTTGGGATACCAGCAACCTCATAAAGGCCTGGTGATCCCCTTGCTGTATCCAGTAGTGCGTGAGACAGAACTAGTGGATGAGAGCTCAG ACGGGGACGATGAGAAGCCAGGGTCACTGTGGAACCCTGGGGCTTCCTCTTCTGCAGCCCAGGCGCCCTCTACAGCCCAGTCAACTCCTGCAACTCAAACACCACCATCCCAGCTCCTGCTGCATAGACTGCAGGGCATCACCACAACCAG taatgtGGCTTCTGAGATGGTAGCTCTGCTGGGTGAGTATTTGCGTGGTGATGTGACCCTGGATCTTGAGAGTGTAAAGAAAGGAGACTCAGGACTACACTTTCTCCAGCGAATTCTCTGCACTACATGCCATAAACTGCACAG TGAGATTGATCAGACAATGTCCAGTTTGGAGACCCTGGCCAAAGTCTTTGACCATCCAAGCTGTCCTTTGACCTGTCCCAAAATCCAG AATATAGCCAAGTGTCCAGAAGAGAACCTTGATACTCTGCTCTACAAACTAACATCTCTGTGCAACCTGCTATCTTCTCTAGAAAAGAGG GTTCTCACTGCCCTCCAAGAAGCTGTGACCAATCACAACCTTTCTGTGCAGCCAGTGTCTGTACCTGAGCCTGTATCACCTGTTAAATCTCCTGCCAAGGTCTTCCCTGTGCACAGCTTCCAG GTGAAGGTTGTCAGGTATGGAAGGCAGATGGTATCAGTGGACGTGAACAATGGTGTGCTGCTTTTTGACAGGAAGACTGGCACATTTGGAATTGAGACAATCACACACGAAAGGA TTGTACAGGTGGTAAAGTTTCAGAGCAGCCCAGCTAAGCTGAAGATGGTTGTGGACAGTCACCACAAGCCTCCAAGGGAGCTTCTGTTTGAGAGCTTTAAG AAAAGAGAGGCTTTCTGCCAGCTCCTGCGGCTGATGAAGAACAGACACTCTCAACAGATTGAGCCAGATGTCATCTCTGTATTTGTGGGCACATGGAACATGG GTggctccccccctccccctacTCTACAGTCCTGGGCTACTTGCTGTGGTTTGGGATTGACTCCTGATGACTCCACTGCTTGCCTGCCTcatgacatttatgcatttggcaCTCAGGACAATCCTCAAGGAGAAAAGGAGTGGATAGAACATATTAAAGCCACACTAAAAAATGCTACCCATATAGACTTTAAACAG GTGGCACTGCAGTCTCTATGGAACATCAGACTGgctgtgtttgtaaaaccaGAGCATGAGGGTCGTATTAGCCAAGTAAACACAGCAAGTGTAAAAACAGGACTGGGAAATACACTTG GAAACAAGGGGGCGGTAGGGATCTCCTTCCTCCTTAATGGCACGTCAATGGGCTTTGTGAACTGTCATTTGACCTCTGGTAGTGAGAAAGCGCTTCG GAGGAACCAGAATTTTCAAGACATCCTCAGACTGTTATCTCTGGGGGAACGGCAGCTTGCTGCCTTCGACATCAGCCTGCGctttactcatctcttctggTGTGGGGACCTGAACTATCGCCTGGATCTTGATGTTGAG GACATTTTAAAGCATGTTTCAAAGCGGGAGTTTGATGAACTGATGTATGCAGACCAGCTGACCAGAGAGCGCCATAAGAGAAAAGCCTTTTTTAACTTCA AGGAAGAGAAAATCACATTTCCACCCACCTACCGGTATGAGCGGGGCTCCAGAGAGTGCTACCTATGGCAGAAATACAAGACTAGTGGG GTGCGGGTAAACGGACCTTCATGGTGTGATCGTGTCCTATGGAAATCCTATCCAGAGACTTACAGCACTTGTACTTCATATG GTTGTACTGATGACATCTTTACCAGTGATCACTCTCCTGTTTTTGCAACATTTCATGTCAGTGTGGCCGCACAGTTCCCCAAACCAG ACTCAAGTTTGGATCGATCCTGGATTGAACTGGGTACAGTTGAGGCTATAGTGAAAACTGCCAGCAAGGCCAAGTTCTTTATTGAATTTCACTCTCGATGCCTCGAAG AGACACGACGTTCTGCAGAAAATGACGCACAGAGCTGTGATGTGCCAGGGTTCCTTAAAATGAGCTGGTCTTCCAAACAGCTGCCCAAG ctCCAGACTCTTGTCTCAGATATGGAGTATATTCGAGACCAACACTTGCTGTTTTCTGTAAAGTCATGTGATGGCTTTGAGTCATATG GTGAATGCTGTGTGGCTTTGCAGCCCATAGTGGCCAATAACTCAGAGACATTTGAAACGTGCTTGACTCACAGGGGTGAAGAGATGGGTTCCATCCGAGGCCAAATCAAAGTCTATATACCACTAAACAAGTACCGATCACAGGAGAGGAGCTATG AATGGATCTGCTTTGAGAAAGATGAAAAGGGATTAATTAGGAGCCCCTGGTCTACCCCACCCATCCAAGCATCCCGTAATCC cgtatcatcatcatcatcctcccgCCCAGTGGCTCCTAGTAGCTACACGAATCCCGCTTACTTTATTTTTGAGGGCATTCCCATGTTAAGGCAGTTAGAGGAAGACCCCTCACCCAAAGAACCTCATGTAGTGTGGGCTAAAGACTCTGTGATTCAACTTCCTAAAGTAACAGGGGGGCATAGCCATGACTGCAGAGCTGCCCGCAGGTCTGACTTCACAGAAATTGAAATCCCTGGATCCTTGCCACCTTACACACCTCCTTGTGACCGCCCAACTCATATTAGCCCTCAGTCAATTTCCTCATACCAACTTTTCCCTGGACCAGACCTATCAAATCACCCTCAAAACCAGAAAAACAAGCCTTCGAATACTTCATTTAAGTCACAAATTCAAAGGCATAGCGTAACTCAGGAGTCCATATTATCTACCAAAAAAATAGGAAATGCCAGTCTGAGCAATTCAGTCTTCACACAAGATGCTCATGGGATAGTTAAGAAAGACTATTCCAGGATTCACCAGGAGCGACTAATTCCAGTGCGTAATGGACCAAAGTTATACCCATACATGTCCACCAGAGTTCCCCTCTCCAAAGCATCAGTTCCCTGGGTAGTGGATCAGACTCCTGCAGTTTCAGGAGATAACTCACTCACTGCTCTACAGATTGCCAAATCATTAAGCGAGGTGGATTTTCTGCCAGCGTGCAAAAAGTATCCATCAGACCAAAGCTCTCCTCTACCAAGGCAGTATGGGTATGATTATACCTTAGCCCCTGAGACTGGGTACTGTTGGGATAAAGAG